The Petrotoga olearia DSM 13574 genome includes a region encoding these proteins:
- the glyS gene encoding glycine--tRNA ligase subunit beta encodes MLNRAIFEIGVEDLPPSEFDNIRAQLEEGLKKSLEKNDLNFLSMNIFISPRRFGAYIVGLPDKQPDKKEKRKGPPKKICFNENNQPTKALEGFAKSLGVEVKDVKFENIEGAEYAYIESVRKGELTKIILQYIIPELITKMNFAKSMRWGKGNYTFVRPVHWVLGLYNREILEFEIFGEKSSNKSYGHRFFGEEILTTNPQGFFNELKKNYVIPLYEERIEVIEREIQELENENNIKISLEEHEELIREIAKMTEFPKGVVGSFDEKYLFLPPEIVTVTVRHHQRSFVAMKDGKVINKYIAFQDGFGRKSNVTNGYTRVINARLDDAAFYYEDDLKTDISKRLEALTSITYQVELGNYREKCERISTISSKIAKKLGFENLDVVKRAGLLCKIDIPSKVVYEFPELQGIMGRIYLKHKGEHEDIFLTAQEHYKPLSENDEISRNLVANIVSLADKIDDLVGYFGIGKFPSGSKDPFGLRRKTFGILRILISLDWDLNLKELIDLSEKTFFENGKTNISINSVENELKSFLSNRLETILERENISKEAINSVLINIYKPLRAYLAAKSLDKFIKKEEFQDFIIAFQRVNNISKNHKSQEYHGRLFIEDEEKTLFQKYLEVKSQFENYLKILDYDGAIESLISLKDNIDRYFDKIFVMSEDESIRSNRLGFLKSLSGLFYEIGDVEKLYKG; translated from the coding sequence ATGTTGAATAGGGCAATTTTTGAGATAGGTGTTGAAGATTTACCCCCATCAGAATTTGATAATATACGGGCTCAATTGGAAGAAGGATTAAAAAAATCATTGGAAAAAAATGATTTAAATTTTTTATCCATGAATATTTTCATTTCTCCTCGTAGGTTCGGGGCTTACATCGTGGGCCTTCCAGATAAACAACCCGATAAAAAAGAAAAAAGAAAAGGCCCCCCAAAAAAGATTTGTTTCAATGAAAATAATCAACCAACAAAAGCACTGGAAGGTTTCGCGAAAAGTTTAGGTGTTGAAGTAAAAGATGTAAAGTTTGAAAATATCGAAGGTGCAGAGTACGCATATATAGAATCTGTAAGAAAGGGAGAACTTACCAAAATTATTTTACAATATATCATTCCAGAGTTGATAACCAAAATGAATTTTGCCAAAAGTATGAGGTGGGGAAAAGGTAATTACACATTTGTAAGGCCTGTACATTGGGTCTTAGGTTTGTACAATAGAGAGATTTTAGAATTTGAAATATTCGGTGAAAAATCATCTAATAAAAGTTATGGCCATCGATTTTTTGGTGAGGAGATATTAACTACAAATCCTCAAGGTTTTTTTAACGAATTAAAAAAGAACTATGTAATCCCTTTATATGAAGAAAGAATAGAAGTAATAGAGAGAGAAATTCAAGAGTTAGAAAATGAAAATAATATAAAGATTTCTCTGGAAGAACACGAAGAGTTAATTCGAGAAATTGCTAAAATGACAGAATTTCCCAAGGGAGTAGTTGGTAGTTTTGATGAAAAATATCTTTTCCTACCTCCAGAAATTGTTACTGTTACTGTAAGACACCATCAAAGAAGTTTTGTGGCGATGAAAGATGGTAAAGTAATCAATAAATACATAGCTTTTCAAGATGGTTTTGGCAGAAAAAGCAACGTTACAAACGGTTATACTAGAGTAATTAATGCAAGATTAGACGATGCTGCCTTTTACTATGAAGACGACTTAAAAACTGATATATCCAAGAGACTTGAAGCTTTAACAAGTATCACTTATCAAGTTGAATTAGGAAATTATAGAGAAAAATGCGAGCGAATATCAACAATCAGTTCAAAAATTGCTAAAAAACTTGGGTTTGAAAATTTAGATGTGGTTAAAAGAGCCGGATTGTTATGTAAAATTGATATTCCTTCCAAAGTTGTATATGAATTTCCTGAATTGCAGGGAATTATGGGAAGAATCTATTTGAAACACAAAGGTGAACATGAAGATATCTTCTTAACGGCTCAAGAGCATTACAAACCTCTTTCAGAGAACGATGAAATCTCTCGAAATTTAGTCGCTAATATCGTCTCCTTAGCAGACAAAATAGACGACCTCGTTGGATATTTCGGTATAGGAAAGTTCCCTTCAGGCTCAAAAGATCCTTTTGGATTAAGAAGAAAAACTTTTGGAATCTTAAGAATCTTGATATCGTTGGATTGGGACTTGAATCTTAAAGAACTTATCGATTTATCAGAAAAGACATTCTTTGAAAACGGGAAAACTAATATATCAATAAATTCTGTAGAAAATGAGTTAAAAAGTTTCTTATCTAACCGGTTAGAAACTATTTTAGAAAGAGAAAACATATCCAAAGAGGCTATAAATTCAGTCTTAATAAATATATATAAACCTTTAAGAGCTTATTTGGCTGCCAAATCATTGGACAAGTTTATAAAAAAAGAAGAGTTTCAAGATTTTATTATTGCTTTTCAAAGGGTAAACAACATTTCAAAAAACCATAAATCGCAAGAATATCACGGAAGACTATTCATAGAAGATGAGGAAAAAACATTATTTCAAAAGTATTTAGAAGTCAAATCCCAATTTGAAAACTATTTGAAAATCTTGGATTACGATGGAGCGATTGAAAGTTTAATCTCTTTAAAAGACAATATTGACAGGTATTTCGACAAAATCTTTGTTATGTCGGAAGACGAATCTATAAGAAGCAATAGATTAGGTTTTTTAAAATCTTTATCTGGACTGTTTTATGAAATCGGAGATGTGGAAAAACTATACAAAGGATAA
- a CDS encoding DAK2 domain-containing protein, whose translation MLKFLYAKDLYLALKKGTEELAKNKDEINALNVFPVPDGDTGNNMLAGMLEACKSMDEVEDKNDMKSMMESLRRGLLLGARGNSGVILSQIFRGITETIEKKKRINTQDYIKALQNAKDRAYNAVMKPVEGTMLTLIRRLSEKMEETMSEEKDFLVFFDSMVKYSFEIVEETPKYLKKLRDSNVVDAGAKGLAYIIKGMNDALHGDIEVELDKLESATPEQITEIAYEELTYQYCTEAIVKFNKQPIQKKSLEEIRSFLESMGDSIVLVNQDDILKTHVHTNHPGLVFEKFLEHGELIKTKIDNMKSQHEHIIEKQKEGKTADIEQAKVAANNNLNNKNWGVIAVSPGKGISEIFKSLGVDQVIFGGQTTNPSVKDLSEAINKVPQKKVIILPNNPNIVLAAEKAAELTDKEILILPTKHVQEGISAMLGFDDNMDKELLKESMMGYVKSVVPIEVTYAVRDSTIKGEKIKKGEYLIFLGKELKAHGKNVYKETEKVLEELIKKGYEIITIIYGEGAKKEKIDQIVKNLTQRYTNIEIEIHNGGQRHYPLLISVE comes from the coding sequence ATGCTCAAGTTTTTGTATGCAAAGGACCTATATCTGGCTTTAAAAAAAGGCACAGAAGAATTAGCTAAAAACAAAGATGAAATTAATGCCTTAAATGTTTTTCCTGTCCCAGATGGAGACACCGGTAATAATATGTTAGCAGGTATGCTCGAAGCTTGTAAAAGTATGGACGAAGTTGAAGATAAAAACGATATGAAATCTATGATGGAAAGTTTAAGAAGAGGACTTTTGTTAGGAGCAAGAGGAAACTCAGGAGTTATTTTGTCACAAATATTTCGCGGAATAACAGAAACTATTGAAAAAAAGAAAAGAATTAACACCCAAGATTACATAAAAGCCCTTCAAAATGCAAAAGATAGAGCTTACAATGCTGTTATGAAACCAGTTGAAGGGACAATGCTTACTCTAATACGAAGATTGTCAGAAAAGATGGAAGAGACAATGTCCGAAGAAAAAGATTTTTTGGTTTTTTTCGATTCAATGGTAAAGTATTCATTTGAAATAGTAGAGGAAACTCCCAAATATTTGAAAAAATTGCGCGACTCGAATGTTGTAGATGCTGGAGCAAAAGGACTTGCTTACATCATAAAAGGGATGAATGATGCACTTCACGGTGACATAGAAGTAGAATTAGATAAATTAGAATCTGCTACTCCCGAACAAATAACAGAAATAGCTTATGAAGAACTAACATATCAGTATTGCACAGAAGCGATAGTAAAATTTAATAAACAACCCATACAAAAAAAGAGTTTAGAAGAAATAAGAAGTTTTTTGGAAAGTATGGGAGATTCCATCGTTTTAGTTAATCAAGATGACATATTAAAAACACACGTACACACTAATCATCCTGGCTTAGTCTTTGAAAAGTTTTTAGAACACGGCGAATTAATAAAAACAAAGATAGACAACATGAAATCTCAACATGAACACATAATAGAAAAACAAAAAGAGGGAAAAACAGCTGATATAGAGCAAGCCAAAGTAGCCGCAAACAATAATCTGAACAACAAAAACTGGGGTGTGATTGCTGTATCTCCAGGAAAAGGAATTTCAGAAATCTTTAAAAGTTTGGGAGTGGATCAAGTCATTTTTGGAGGTCAAACCACCAACCCTAGTGTAAAAGATCTCTCGGAGGCAATCAATAAAGTTCCACAAAAAAAAGTAATCATACTCCCCAACAACCCAAATATAGTTCTGGCTGCCGAAAAGGCTGCAGAGTTAACAGATAAAGAAATATTAATTTTACCCACAAAACATGTTCAAGAAGGTATAAGCGCCATGCTTGGTTTCGATGACAATATGGACAAAGAACTACTAAAGGAATCTATGATGGGATACGTTAAATCAGTCGTTCCAATTGAAGTTACTTATGCCGTTAGAGATTCTACTATTAAAGGCGAAAAGATCAAAAAAGGCGAGTATCTAATATTTCTTGGAAAAGAATTAAAAGCTCATGGAAAGAACGTTTATAAAGAAACAGAAAAAGTTTTAGAAGAGTTAATAAAAAAAGGCTATGAAATCATTACTATAATTTACGGTGAAGGTGCTAAAAAAGAAAAAATCGATCAAATAGTAAAAAATCTCACACAAAGATATACCAATATAGAAATAGAAATTCACAACGGTGGGCAGAGACATTATCCACTCCTTATTTCCGTTGAATAG
- a CDS encoding glycine--tRNA ligase subunit alpha, whose translation MYIQDVIMNLEKFWSDLGCVIDQPYDIEMGAGTYSPATFFRSFGENEWRVAYTQPCRRPTDGRYGENPNRMQRFYQYQVVIKPSPKDIQDLYIRSLESLGISPKEHDIRFVEDNWESPTLGAWGVGWEVWLDGMEITQFTYFQQMGGIPLTYIPVELTYGIERIAMYLQNIDNVYETRWNKNVKYKDIYKENERQFSYYNFEEADIDMLKTLYNMYKNEFQRLITKQLYLPAYDYLAKSAHVFNLLDARNAIGVNERHQYILDIRNMAKSCAKLYIDSSNAEVIDVE comes from the coding sequence TTGTACATTCAAGATGTAATTATGAACTTAGAAAAATTCTGGTCCGATTTAGGATGTGTTATAGACCAACCTTACGATATAGAGATGGGGGCAGGGACTTACAGTCCTGCCACTTTTTTTAGGTCTTTTGGAGAAAATGAATGGAGAGTTGCCTATACTCAACCTTGTCGAAGACCGACAGATGGTAGATACGGGGAAAATCCAAATAGAATGCAACGATTTTATCAATACCAAGTAGTTATCAAACCTTCACCCAAAGACATTCAAGATCTATATATTAGGTCTTTAGAATCTCTGGGGATATCCCCTAAGGAACATGACATAAGGTTTGTAGAAGATAACTGGGAATCTCCTACTTTAGGGGCATGGGGGGTTGGATGGGAAGTATGGTTAGATGGTATGGAGATCACCCAATTCACATACTTTCAGCAGATGGGGGGAATCCCACTAACTTATATTCCTGTTGAGCTTACTTATGGTATAGAGAGAATAGCTATGTATTTACAAAATATCGACAACGTTTATGAAACCAGATGGAATAAAAATGTAAAATACAAAGACATATATAAAGAAAATGAAAGGCAATTCTCTTACTATAATTTTGAAGAAGCTGATATAGACATGCTTAAAACACTTTACAATATGTATAAAAATGAATTTCAAAGGCTAATTACGAAACAATTATATTTACCCGCATACGATTATTTAGCAAAATCCGCGCATGTATTCAACTTATTGGACGCAAGGAATGCCATTGGAGTCAACGAAAGGCATCAATACATATTGGATATAAGAAATATGGCTAAAAGCTGTGCAAAACTATATATAGACAGTTCGAATGCGGAGGTAATCGATGTTGAATAG